One window from the genome of Moraxella nasibovis encodes:
- the msrB gene encoding peptide-methionine (R)-S-oxide reductase MsrB, with amino-acid sequence MPANQVLTPEQIAAMSDADWQARLSDEAYYVLRQKGTERPFTGIYTDSKDDGIYRCQGCHAKLFDSKSKFHSGCGWPSFDQTINDHALTETLDLSHGMRRIEVTCTNCGGHLGHVFDDNFVTGTGLRYCINSVAIDFEPRT; translated from the coding sequence ATGCCAGCCAATCAAGTATTAACCCCTGAACAAATCGCCGCCATGAGTGATGCCGACTGGCAAGCACGCCTAAGCGATGAGGCGTATTATGTGCTACGCCAAAAAGGCACCGAACGCCCTTTTACAGGCATTTATACCGACAGCAAAGACGATGGCATTTATCGCTGTCAAGGCTGTCATGCCAAGCTGTTTGACAGCAAAAGCAAGTTTCATTCAGGCTGCGGCTGGCCAAGTTTTGACCAGACCATCAATGACCATGCCCTGACCGAGACGCTGGATTTGTCGCATGGTATGCGCCGCATTGAAGTTACTTGCACCAACTGCGGCGGGCATTTGGGTCATGTCTTTGATGACAATTTCGTCACAGGCACAGGGCTTCGCTACTGCATCAACTCAGTCGCCATCGATTTTGAGCCACGGACATAA
- the cysG gene encoding siroheme synthase CysG — MNTLPLFFNLQHRSVLIIGGGDVAIRKATLIKSAGANITIIAKHIDDELKALLKDNNHRLIIKEYDKADLNADFAFCIVATDDNDLNRQIYHDCKSLNLAVNVVDTPDLCDFIFPAIVDRNPITIGVSSNGNSPVLARLLRAKIESVIPNNIGKLAQVAGEFRETIKNRLPNVNSRRKFWESIFGDNLNGVGVFSHNDNINLTALEKELSRFEKSNQHQGEVYIVGTGAGNPDLLTFKALRLMQQADVVLYDALVSDEILDLCRRDSDKIFVGKKRSCHAKSQDEINQLLVDLAKQGKRVLRLKGGDPFIFGRGGEEMLSCQAAGVPYQIVSGITASLAGASGAGIPLTHRGVATSVRFLTGCYQTGENFNGLKSTYQTDETLVFYMGLHALEKVVVSLTADLPSDTPVAIVSNASLPNQKVLIGDLTNIVEKQEQAQLPAPAIIIVGKVVNLYQHH; from the coding sequence ATGAATACTTTACCGCTATTTTTTAATCTGCAACATCGCTCCGTGCTGATCATCGGTGGGGGTGATGTTGCCATTCGTAAAGCCACCTTGATAAAATCGGCAGGGGCAAATATTACCATCATCGCCAAACATATTGATGATGAATTAAAAGCCTTATTAAAAGATAATAATCATCGGTTAATTATCAAAGAATACGATAAAGCGGATTTGAATGCTGATTTTGCGTTTTGTATTGTGGCGACCGATGATAATGACTTAAATCGGCAAATTTATCACGATTGCAAAAGTTTAAACTTGGCGGTGAATGTCGTAGATACGCCAGACTTGTGCGATTTTATTTTTCCTGCGATTGTGGATAGAAATCCGATTACCATTGGCGTATCTAGTAATGGCAATTCGCCAGTGCTGGCAAGATTATTGCGAGCCAAAATAGAAAGCGTGATCCCCAATAATATTGGCAAATTGGCACAAGTGGCGGGCGAATTTAGAGAAACGATTAAAAACCGCTTGCCCAATGTGAATAGTCGGCGTAAGTTTTGGGAGAGTATTTTTGGCGATAATTTAAATGGCGTGGGCGTATTTTCGCATAATGACAATATCAATTTGACAGCATTGGAAAAAGAGTTGTCCCGCTTTGAAAAATCCAATCAACACCAAGGCGAGGTTTATATTGTCGGTACAGGGGCGGGCAATCCTGATTTATTAACTTTTAAGGCGCTGCGTTTAATGCAGCAAGCCGATGTGGTATTATATGACGCATTGGTGTCTGATGAGATTTTGGATTTGTGTCGCCGTGATAGCGATAAAATCTTTGTTGGCAAAAAGCGCTCGTGCCACGCCAAAAGCCAAGATGAAATCAACCAACTGCTTGTGGATCTTGCCAAACAAGGCAAACGAGTGCTGAGACTCAAAGGTGGAGACCCCTTTATTTTTGGGCGTGGGGGCGAGGAAATGCTCTCTTGTCAGGCGGCTGGTGTACCCTATCAAATCGTCTCTGGTATCACGGCAAGCCTAGCAGGGGCAAGCGGTGCAGGCATTCCGCTCACGCATAGAGGCGTGGCAACTTCGGTGCGGTTTTTGACAGGGTGCTATCAGACGGGCGAGAATTTTAACGGCTTAAAAAGCACTTACCAGACCGACGAAACACTCGTATTTTATATGGGTTTGCACGCCCTTGAAAAAGTGGTGGTAAGTTTAACCGCTGATTTGCCAAGCGATACGCCTGTGGCGATTGTGTCTAATGCCAGTCTGCCAAATCAAAAAGTCTTGATTGGCGATTTGACAAATATCGTAGAAAAACAAGAACAAGCCCAGTTGCCAGCGCCTGCAATCATCATCGTGGGTAAGGTGGTGAATCTTTATCAGCATCACTGA
- a CDS encoding mechanosensitive ion channel family protein, with the protein MTEQVTRPAGGEAVANAAEEVRRAAEEVRQVAESTKEVAKEVTNATVDGLESGTNHALEFLGVPIDIASLIQNSVTLMVNLILALLIFFVGKWVGKRILAVINRVLERTNLDRTVLNFLNNLLYGLMLVTVTLAALNKLGVNTNSFVAVLGAAAVAIGMALKDQLSNLAAGVMIVIFRPFGRGDYVEIGGQMGTVLDITLVNTRIKTAANHEIIIPNGDIMTSSSTNFTSLPTRRVDVVVGIGYHNDIKKARELMLMIADAHELILAEPEPVVRVTALSESSVDLTLYVWTENDDWFSVQCDLLERIKYAFDEHGVDIPFPNRTLHLDALDELNRLLKEQRSDWTHLPK; encoded by the coding sequence ATGACAGAGCAAGTAACCAGGCCAGCAGGCGGCGAGGCGGTGGCAAATGCTGCCGAAGAGGTACGTAGGGCTGCCGAAGAAGTGCGACAGGTGGCGGAATCCACGAAAGAAGTCGCCAAAGAGGTGACGAATGCGACCGTCGATGGGCTAGAAAGTGGCACCAATCATGCGCTTGAATTTTTGGGTGTGCCGATTGACATCGCAAGTCTGATTCAAAATAGCGTCACGCTGATGGTGAATCTCATCTTGGCACTGCTCATATTTTTTGTGGGCAAATGGGTGGGTAAGCGCATATTGGCAGTCATTAACCGTGTGCTTGAAAGAACGAATCTGGATCGGACCGTACTAAATTTCCTAAACAATCTTTTGTACGGTCTGATGCTGGTGACTGTCACTTTGGCGGCATTGAATAAGCTGGGTGTTAATACCAACTCTTTCGTTGCGGTACTGGGTGCGGCGGCGGTGGCGATCGGTATGGCGCTAAAAGATCAGCTTTCCAATCTGGCAGCGGGCGTGATGATTGTGATTTTTCGTCCCTTTGGTCGAGGTGATTATGTTGAGATTGGCGGTCAGATGGGTACGGTGCTTGACATCACACTTGTCAATACACGCATCAAGACTGCCGCCAACCACGAAATCATCATTCCAAATGGCGACATCATGACCAGCTCCAGCACCAATTTCACCTCGCTACCGACTCGCCGTGTCGATGTGGTGGTGGGTATTGGCTATCATAACGACATCAAAAAAGCGCGTGAATTGATGCTGATGATCGCTGATGCGCATGAGCTGATTTTGGCGGAGCCTGAGCCTGTGGTGCGGGTGACGGCTTTGTCGGAAAGCTCGGTGGATTTGACTTTGTATGTCTGGACGGAAAATGACGACTGGTTCAGTGTGCAGTGCGATCTGCTTGAACGCATCAAGTACGCCTTTGATGAGCATGGCGTGGACATTCCATTTCCAAACCGTACGCTGCACCTAGATGCACTCGATGAGCTCAATCGGCTGTTAAAAGAGCAGCGCAGCGACTGGACGCATTTGCCAAAATAA
- the sthA gene encoding Si-specific NAD(P)(+) transhydrogenase, which translates to MSKKTPMPQPEVIGTDQDDDLDILSEIPEQLYEQADTDLIHQALISPLDGQRIELQEAPTKERRKHGYEYDAIVLGAGPAGEAAAMKLAKSGLKVAVIDPRDQVGGNCAHVGTIPSKALRQSVFNIIGMRRDPMFSSFTDNFQVPLNKVLSKARRVILSQVNTHRLFYERNRIEVIQGWGSFLDSHTLQVESSEDGIKKTLTFDQAVIAVGSRPYRPDILDFDHPRVFDSDKILQMDYVARKIIIYGAGVIGCEYASIFTGLGYVVDLINNKDQLLSYLDDEISDALSHDFRQFGVRIRNNEEIDHLETHDDCVVLHLKSGKKIKSDAILWCNGRSGNTDSLNLEAVGLKANSRGQLEVDKTYRTSAPNIYAVGDVIGWPSLASAAYDQGRNAAGFMVGDKQAEFIDSVPTGIYTIPEISSIGATEEDLTRDKIPYEVGQAFFKHLARAQIIGERSGVLKILFHRETLEILGIHCYGNHASEIIHIGQAVMKCGHTLEYFITTTFNYPTMAEAYRVAALNGLNRIF; encoded by the coding sequence ATGAGTAAAAAAACCCCTATGCCACAGCCAGAAGTCATCGGCACAGATCAAGACGATGACCTAGACATTCTAAGCGAGATTCCTGAGCAGCTGTACGAGCAGGCAGACACCGACCTCATTCATCAGGCGCTCATCAGCCCACTGGACGGTCAGCGCATCGAGCTTCAAGAAGCGCCCACCAAAGAACGCCGCAAACACGGCTATGAGTATGACGCCATCGTGCTGGGTGCAGGTCCTGCTGGCGAAGCGGCGGCGATGAAACTTGCCAAATCAGGCTTGAAAGTCGCTGTCATCGACCCACGAGATCAAGTCGGTGGCAACTGCGCTCATGTCGGCACCATCCCAAGTAAGGCGCTGCGTCAGTCTGTGTTTAACATCATCGGCATGCGCCGTGACCCGATGTTCAGCTCTTTTACTGACAATTTTCAAGTACCGCTCAACAAAGTATTAAGCAAAGCACGCCGAGTCATTCTAAGCCAAGTCAATACGCATCGCCTATTTTATGAGCGCAATCGCATTGAAGTCATTCAAGGCTGGGGCAGCTTTTTGGACTCGCACACACTACAAGTTGAATCCTCCGAAGACGGCATCAAAAAAACCCTCACCTTTGATCAGGCGGTCATCGCTGTCGGTTCACGCCCTTATCGCCCTGATATTTTGGACTTTGACCACCCTCGTGTCTTTGACTCGGACAAGATTTTGCAGATGGATTATGTCGCCCGCAAAATCATCATCTACGGCGCTGGCGTGATTGGCTGTGAGTATGCCTCGATTTTTACAGGTCTTGGCTATGTCGTTGATTTGATTAACAATAAAGACCAGCTGCTTAGCTATCTGGACGATGAAATCTCGGACGCATTGTCTCATGACTTCCGTCAATTTGGCGTGCGCATTCGCAACAACGAAGAGATTGACCACCTAGAAACACACGATGACTGCGTGGTCTTACACCTAAAAAGCGGTAAGAAAATCAAATCCGATGCCATTCTTTGGTGTAATGGGCGCTCGGGCAACACCGACAGCTTAAATCTAGAAGCAGTCGGTCTAAAAGCCAACAGTCGTGGTCAGCTGGAAGTTGATAAAACCTACCGCACTAGCGCACCAAACATCTACGCTGTGGGCGATGTCATCGGCTGGCCATCGCTTGCCTCTGCCGCTTACGACCAAGGGCGTAATGCCGCAGGCTTTATGGTGGGCGATAAGCAGGCTGAGTTCATCGACAGCGTACCGACTGGAATCTATACCATTCCTGAGATTTCAAGCATCGGTGCCACCGAGGAAGACCTGACACGGGATAAGATTCCTTATGAAGTCGGGCAGGCGTTCTTTAAGCATCTGGCTCGTGCGCAAATCATCGGTGAACGCTCTGGCGTCTTAAAAATCCTATTCCACCGTGAAACCTTAGAAATCCTAGGCATTCACTGCTACGGCAATCACGCCTCAGAGATCATTCACATCGGGCAAGCTGTGATGAAATGCGGTCATACGCTAGAATATTTCATCACCACCACCTTCAACTATCCGACGATGGCAGAAGCCTACCGTGTGGCAGCACTCAACGGCTTGAACCGTATTTTCTAA
- a CDS encoding glutathione peroxidase: protein MTAIYQFSANDLTGKVVDFQSFTGKVLLIVNTASECGFTPQFEGLQALHKKYHKEGLVVIGFPCNQFGKQEPNDGVKIGEFCQKNYGVEFLMMEKIEVNGDNTHPIYQWLKRQKGGLITDDIKWNFSKFLLGKDGKVISRYAPITKPKDLEGDIVKALAA, encoded by the coding sequence ATGACCGCCATTTATCAATTTTCTGCCAATGATTTGACTGGAAAAGTCGTTGATTTTCAATCATTTACAGGCAAGGTTTTGCTCATCGTTAACACCGCCAGTGAATGCGGATTTACACCTCAATTTGAAGGGTTGCAAGCCTTACATAAAAAATACCACAAAGAAGGCTTGGTCGTCATCGGCTTTCCGTGCAATCAATTTGGCAAGCAAGAACCTAATGACGGCGTCAAAATCGGTGAATTTTGTCAAAAAAACTATGGCGTAGAATTTTTGATGATGGAAAAAATTGAGGTCAATGGCGACAACACCCACCCCATTTATCAATGGCTAAAACGCCAAAAAGGCGGACTCATCACCGATGACATCAAATGGAATTTTAGCAAATTTCTGCTTGGCAAAGATGGCAAGGTCATCAGTCGCTACGCACCCATCACCAAGCCAAAAGACCTTGAAGGCGACATCGTCAAGGCACTTGCTGCCTGA
- a CDS encoding nitrite/sulfite reductase yields MYQYSYTDQKIVDERVAQFRDQTQRYLAGELPEEQFLPLRLQNGLYIQRHAPMLRIAIPYGLMASHQLRVLAEIARDYDKGYAHFTTRTNLQLNWVKLEEVPDILAKLASHQMHAIQTSGNCIRNTTTDPYAGIHSEEVVDPRPYCEIIRQWSTFHPEFAYLPRKFKIAVIGTKTDRAATQVHDIGLHVVKKDGQIGFEVIVGGGLGRTPIIGKVINEFLPREHLLSYLDAILRVYNLEGRRDNKYKARIKILVESLGKEVFAQKVEEEWQHIKDGELTLTDAHFAKAESYFTTPNYEAIDALAAHSQLQEHLADGEFAKWYEHNTVAHKVAGYRAVVISLKAGIVNGKYVPSGDMTDAQMFALADLADEYSLGEIRATHHQNLVLGDVKITDLYALWQKLSALNLARANIGTLTDMTVCPGFDYCALANATTHNIAESIERKFDDLDYLYDLGDIRLNMSGCMNACAHHHVGDIGILGVDKKGEHWYQISLGGSSSENAKLGQILGRAVAADEVADTIDIIAKVYQDERIATDEHVESFAQVVERVGIAPFKAAVYA; encoded by the coding sequence ATGTATCAATATTCTTATACTGACCAAAAAATCGTCGATGAGCGCGTGGCGCAATTTCGTGATCAGACGCAGCGCTATTTGGCGGGTGAGTTGCCAGAAGAGCAGTTTTTGCCATTAAGATTACAAAACGGACTTTATATTCAGCGTCATGCACCGATGCTGCGTATCGCCATTCCTTATGGGCTTATGGCAAGCCATCAGCTGCGTGTGCTTGCTGAGATTGCTCGTGATTATGATAAGGGCTATGCGCATTTCACCACACGCACCAATTTGCAGCTCAACTGGGTGAAACTTGAAGAAGTGCCAGACATTTTGGCAAAGCTTGCCAGTCATCAGATGCACGCCATTCAGACTTCGGGTAACTGCATTCGCAATACCACCACCGACCCTTATGCGGGCATTCATAGTGAAGAAGTGGTTGATCCTCGTCCGTATTGTGAAATCATTCGTCAGTGGAGTACTTTTCATCCTGAGTTTGCTTATTTGCCTCGTAAATTTAAGATTGCGGTGATCGGCACGAAGACAGACCGAGCCGCCACGCAGGTGCATGACATTGGTCTGCATGTGGTAAAAAAAGACGGTCAGATTGGCTTTGAAGTCATCGTGGGTGGCGGTCTTGGGCGTACACCGATCATTGGTAAGGTCATCAATGAATTTTTGCCACGAGAGCATCTTTTGAGCTATTTGGATGCGATTTTGCGAGTGTATAATTTGGAAGGTCGCCGTGACAACAAATACAAAGCTCGTATCAAGATTTTGGTGGAAAGCTTGGGCAAGGAAGTCTTTGCGCAGAAGGTGGAAGAAGAGTGGCAGCACATCAAAGATGGTGAGCTGACTTTGACGGATGCTCATTTTGCCAAAGCGGAGAGCTATTTTACCACGCCAAATTATGAAGCCATCGATGCTTTGGCAGCGCACAGCCAGCTACAAGAACACTTGGCGGATGGCGAGTTTGCCAAATGGTATGAGCATAATACCGTGGCGCATAAGGTAGCAGGCTATCGTGCGGTGGTCATTTCGCTAAAAGCGGGCATTGTAAATGGTAAATATGTCCCATCGGGCGACATGACAGATGCGCAGATGTTTGCCTTGGCGGATTTGGCGGATGAATACAGCTTGGGCGAGATTCGTGCCACGCATCATCAAAATCTCGTTTTGGGTGATGTCAAAATCACCGATTTGTATGCCCTTTGGCAAAAATTAAGCGCGCTGAATTTGGCTCGTGCCAACATCGGTACACTCACCGACATGACGGTCTGCCCAGGCTTTGATTATTGTGCTTTGGCAAATGCGACCACGCATAATATTGCCGAGAGCATCGAAAGAAAATTTGACGATTTGGATTATTTGTATGATTTGGGCGACATTCGCCTGAACATGTCTGGCTGTATGAATGCCTGTGCGCATCACCATGTGGGCGACATCGGCATCTTGGGTGTGGACAAAAAAGGCGAGCATTGGTATCAAATCAGCCTTGGTGGAAGTTCTAGTGAAAATGCCAAATTGGGACAAATCTTGGGGCGTGCGGTGGCGGCTGATGAAGTGGCGGACACCATCGACATCATCGCCAAGGTCTATCAAGATGAGCGCATCGCCACCGATGAGCATGTAGAGAGCTTTGCACAGGTAGTGGAGCGTGTCGGCATCGCCCCATTTAAGGCTGCTGTGTACGCCTAA
- a CDS encoding aminotransferase class I/II-fold pyridoxal phosphate-dependent enzyme has protein sequence MTNYATHSANTSDQQKMQGIRLKQLRKSLGLSAQKLAQKLSEQGAQVSRGAIANWECGKNGIASNKLSILASVLNTTESYLLTGRHQLVNDKQVIEKKDNFNIISNSNSKADDMSQVNQPLKKSNKLANVCYDIRGELLQTASRMEAEGQRIIKLNIGNPEPFGLLPPDEIVQDVAMNLHQASGYSDSKGIFAARKAVLQYYQGKGLLSATDVSDVFIGNGVSELIVMVMQALLDDGDEVLIPMPDYPLWTAAANLAGGRAVHYRCVEENDWQPDLADIESKITPRTKGIVVINPNNPTGALYSDEVLKSIADLAVKYGLVLMADEIYDRILYDGAVHTPMCTITDQTLVLTFNGLSKSHRIAGYRSGWVMISGKKDHATDFIEGLTMLASMRLCANVPAQYAIQTSMGGYQSMQALTAPNGRLCKQRDLAVSRLNAIKGISCTVPKGAFYCFAKIDREVYPIDNDMQFMMDLLVQEKVLMVQGTGFNWDQPDHFRVVFLPNLIDLEDAMDRLDRFFANKRKEFGTE, from the coding sequence ATGACGAATTATGCCACCCATTCTGCAAATACCAGCGACCAACAAAAAATGCAAGGCATTCGCCTAAAACAGCTGCGCAAGTCTTTGGGGCTGTCGGCGCAAAAGCTCGCCCAAAAGCTTAGCGAGCAGGGCGCTCAGGTGAGCCGTGGGGCGATCGCCAACTGGGAATGTGGCAAAAATGGCATCGCCAGCAACAAATTATCCATCTTGGCAAGCGTGCTAAACACCACTGAAAGCTATCTGTTGACGGGGCGACATCAGCTTGTAAATGACAAGCAAGTCATTGAAAAAAAAGACAATTTTAATATCATTTCAAACTCAAATTCTAAGGCGGACGACATGAGCCAAGTCAATCAACCCCTAAAAAAATCCAACAAACTTGCCAATGTCTGCTACGACATTCGTGGCGAGCTTTTGCAGACGGCAAGTCGCATGGAGGCAGAAGGGCAGCGCATCATCAAGCTGAACATCGGCAACCCTGAGCCATTTGGTCTGCTGCCGCCTGATGAGATCGTGCAAGATGTGGCGATGAACCTTCATCAGGCGTCTGGATATTCGGATTCTAAGGGGATTTTTGCTGCTCGTAAGGCTGTTTTGCAGTATTATCAAGGCAAGGGTCTTTTGAGTGCCACCGATGTCAGTGATGTGTTCATTGGCAATGGTGTCAGTGAGCTGATCGTCATGGTAATGCAAGCACTGCTTGACGATGGCGATGAGGTGCTGATCCCGATGCCTGACTATCCGCTATGGACAGCGGCGGCAAATCTGGCAGGCGGTCGAGCGGTGCATTATCGCTGTGTCGAGGAAAATGACTGGCAGCCTGACTTGGCAGACATTGAGAGTAAAATCACGCCACGCACCAAAGGCATTGTCGTCATCAACCCAAACAACCCAACAGGGGCGCTGTACTCAGATGAGGTGCTAAAAAGCATTGCTGATTTGGCGGTCAAATACGGCTTGGTGCTGATGGCGGATGAGATTTATGACCGCATTTTGTATGATGGGGCGGTGCATACGCCGATGTGCACGATCACCGATCAGACTTTGGTACTGACATTTAATGGGCTGTCAAAGTCGCACCGCATCGCAGGCTATCGCTCAGGCTGGGTGATGATCTCTGGTAAAAAGGACCATGCGACAGACTTCATTGAAGGCTTGACCATGCTTGCCAGTATGCGCCTGTGTGCCAATGTGCCAGCGCAGTACGCCATTCAAACTTCGATGGGCGGCTATCAGTCCATGCAGGCGCTGACCGCACCAAATGGGCGACTGTGCAAGCAAAGAGATCTGGCGGTGTCTCGCCTAAATGCCATCAAGGGCATCAGCTGCACCGTACCAAAAGGAGCGTTTTATTGCTTTGCCAAGATTGACCGTGAAGTATATCCAATTGATAATGACATGCAGTTTATGATGGATTTGCTCGTGCAAGAAAAGGTGCTGATGGTGCAAGGTACGGGTTTTAACTGGGATCAGCCTGATCATTTTCGTGTTGTGTTTTTGCCAAATCTTATTGATTTGGAAGATGCGATGGACAGATTGGACAGATTTTTTGCCAATAAACGCAAGGAATTTGGGACGGAGTGA
- a CDS encoding DUF934 domain-containing protein has translation MTTQIISLDSDANLHESVGEFFLITSAEEAPEYAGFDIGVIKARSQGDSTLLSTPNDYHDTRGLLLTADSTVSEVQAVLDQALVNLFVIYVADFKDGRVFSLVRQLRKISEQAEIIIAGEFGVDQAAYFYKSGANGFAVSSDKVVTLKSTLDDLKTAHAGTSAGALPMFR, from the coding sequence ATGACAACTCAAATCATCAGTCTAGACAGTGACGCAAACCTTCATGAAAGCGTGGGCGAGTTTTTTTTGATCACGAGTGCTGAGGAGGCGCCAGAATATGCAGGCTTTGACATCGGTGTCATTAAGGCGCGCAGTCAGGGCGACAGCACGCTGCTTAGCACTCCCAATGACTATCATGACACTCGTGGGCTGCTCTTGACGGCAGACAGTACTGTAAGCGAGGTGCAAGCGGTGCTTGATCAGGCGCTGGTCAATTTGTTTGTGATTTATGTCGCTGATTTTAAAGATGGGCGTGTGTTCAGTTTGGTGCGTCAGCTTAGAAAAATCAGCGAGCAGGCAGAAATCATCATCGCGGGCGAGTTTGGGGTGGATCAGGCGGCGTATTTTTATAAGTCAGGCGCCAATGGCTTTGCAGTGTCGTCTGACAAGGTCGTCACGCTCAAAAGCACTTTGGACGACCTAAAAACGGCACACGCAGGCACATCTGCTGGCGCACTGCCGATGTTTCGCTGA
- the rimO gene encoding 30S ribosomal protein S12 methylthiotransferase RimO produces the protein MTVQTFDPKQPNPADTGYHHKANHNQNRSIEDAAQIATQLHTAGTAPKIGFVSLGCPKALVDSERIITELSREGYEVAKDYDGADLVVVNTCGFIESAVQESLDAIGEAINQNGRVIVTGCLGKDADKIRTMHPAVLAVTGAHAYEEVVQAVTHHVPKPVKTKTYDPKIDLINDAGIKLTPKHYAYLKISEGCNHRCTFCIIPSLRGDLVSRTIDSVMKEAVALKNSGVKELLIISQDTSAYGVDLKYKTTFWDGMPLKTKFFDMCEAMAKLGIWVRLHYVYPYPHVDNVVQIMADSMAKSGGTGGLLPYLDIPFQHASPNVLKAMKRPAMSEDTLERIRAWREICPEIVIRSTFVVGFPGETEEDFEYLLDWLKQARLDRVGCFTYSEIEGAVANDLPNPVPEAVKQERYERFMAVAQAISEEKLQEKVGKKMVVLVDEIDFDENIAICRSYADAPEIDGHVYVDNIDGSVKVGEFLTVTIDEASEYDLFASFGS, from the coding sequence ATGACCGTTCAGACCTTTGATCCAAAACAACCAAACCCTGCCGACACAGGCTATCATCACAAAGCCAATCACAACCAAAACCGCAGTATTGAAGACGCCGCCCAGATTGCCACACAGCTTCACACAGCTGGCACAGCCCCAAAAATCGGCTTTGTTTCGCTTGGCTGCCCAAAAGCACTGGTAGATTCTGAGCGCATTATCACTGAACTTAGCCGTGAGGGTTATGAAGTCGCCAAAGACTATGACGGGGCTGACTTGGTGGTGGTCAATACCTGTGGTTTTATCGAATCTGCCGTCCAAGAATCCCTAGACGCCATCGGCGAGGCGATCAACCAAAATGGGCGCGTCATCGTGACAGGTTGTCTTGGCAAAGATGCCGACAAAATCCGCACCATGCACCCCGCCGTGCTTGCCGTTACTGGAGCTCACGCTTATGAAGAAGTCGTGCAAGCGGTAACGCACCATGTACCAAAACCTGTCAAAACCAAGACTTACGACCCAAAAATCGACCTAATCAATGACGCTGGCATTAAGCTCACCCCCAAGCATTATGCTTATCTCAAAATCTCAGAGGGCTGCAATCATCGCTGTACTTTTTGTATCATTCCGTCATTGCGTGGCGACTTGGTTTCTCGCACCATTGACAGCGTGATGAAAGAAGCGGTCGCTCTTAAAAATTCTGGCGTCAAAGAACTGCTCATCATCAGCCAAGACACTTCTGCCTATGGCGTGGATCTAAAATACAAAACCACTTTTTGGGACGGAATGCCTTTAAAAACCAAGTTTTTTGACATGTGCGAGGCGATGGCGAAACTTGGCATCTGGGTGCGTCTGCACTATGTGTATCCTTATCCGCATGTGGATAATGTGGTGCAGATTATGGCGGACAGTATGGCAAAGTCGGGCGGCACAGGCGGACTACTGCCTTACCTAGACATCCCATTTCAGCACGCAAGCCCAAATGTACTAAAAGCGATGAAACGCCCTGCGATGAGCGAAGACACCCTTGAGCGGATTCGTGCGTGGCGTGAAATCTGCCCAGAGATCGTCATTCGCTCTACTTTTGTGGTGGGCTTTCCAGGGGAAACCGAAGAAGATTTTGAATACCTTCTGGACTGGCTAAAACAAGCTCGCCTTGATCGTGTCGGCTGCTTTACTTATTCAGAGATTGAAGGTGCGGTGGCGAATGACTTACCAAATCCTGTGCCAGAGGCGGTCAAACAAGAACGATATGAGCGATTTATGGCGGTCGCCCAAGCCATCAGCGAAGAAAAATTACAAGAAAAAGTCGGCAAAAAAATGGTCGTACTGGTTGATGAGATTGATTTTGATGAAAACATCGCCATCTGCCGTAGTTACGCAGACGCACCAGAGATTGATGGTCATGTCTATGTGGATAATATTGATGGCAGCGTCAAAGTTGGCGAGTTTTTGACCGTAACCATCGATGAGGCGAGCGAATACGATTTGTTTGCAAGTTTTGGTAGCTAA